gaactacgtggtccttgaggtcccttccaacccgggtcattctgtgattctaaagcACAGATGAGCTGTAGTAGTTACATTCGCGTTCATCAGTGCAGTGGCACTCGGACAAGCGCTTTGGGTGTCTGTGTATGCTTGTACTTTGGCATGACAGTGTTACCTCCTTAGCTTTGTTTGCATAGCTCGGTGTTGGATTGCTGGCTGTTAAAAGGCTTTTCAACTgaattctgcttctctttgtgaAGTTTCATTTAACTAATTTCAGTAGAGTCCAATCGATGCAAATGAGGGCAACTCAGCTCCTTTGCGTTCTGCTGATTAATCCCATTGCTGCACTCTGTCAGTTCGTGTGAGGAGTGGTAGTTTTCTCTATCACTGCTATCCCTTGTCGCATAGTCACACATTGCCCATTGATAAGGAGGTTCTGCTCAGTGTTTGGGGATATGGATTGCAGGTACTGCTGTCAGTGTACTTAAAGCCATAATAGATTGAGAGCTAAGAAAGGGACTAAATAGGATCTCATCGTTGCAAGCCATTGCATCAGAAAAGGGACTTGCTCCAAGATGAGAATTGTTCCTCATGTTTTTAACAACAGCcacaaaaagccacaaaacaacaaacaaaacaaccaacaccCTTATAGATGAGTTATTTTAGTATTATGCATCAGTTgttatgtaattttttttttttttattggggTTTTAGCCATCAATGTCGATTCCTTGTTATAGGAGCAAGAGAAGCACTGGGTTGGTCTCTTTCAGACCACACGTATGTCAGTCATGGGGGACTTCCCACTTTTCTGACTCAATAGCTTGCAACTGTTTGGGATCTGATAAGtaggagagctgctggcagtTGTCTTACATAGGACTGAGCCGAGGTAGGTGGCAGCTTTTCATTCATTCCCAGCTCTTCAGTAAACGTTTCATGCTTTCTCTTATAGGCAGGTTTTGAGACTGTAGCTCTATTTGTCACTGTTCATGTTCAATATGGAACACAAGGTGGGTTTTTGGAGCATTGCTGGCCTTGACCACATGTGATTGCAGGAGTGttgctgaatttcttttcttgcttctgcCTTAAGCACCTCCAAGTATTGAGGATGGTCTGAGAAGGTTTGATCCTGATTATATGTACTAGCACAGTATTCAGACAGGGGCTCACTGAATATCCAGGAATCTGTTAGCAACCTTGCTTTTTAATCCTGTGCAATGCAAGTTTTCGGTAGTTTTGTTTGATATCTGAATTGTAGCGATTGCTGTGTCCTTGTTATGCATTACTGCTATCTCCTTTAATTAGCCCAACTGCTGTGTCTTCTCCCAGCGCATAGTTTTATCCTGTGTTAGGCACAGATGCCCTTGGAGAAATGTCTGCAGCTATTTAGTGTTTGTAAAATTGCTTGTTGAAGTTTGCATACGGAGTACGTGCACCTAGCTCTTCTTCCAGCTTACTGTTGTTTTGGCAATATCAGAAGTAGGGAATGTGAGGGAACTCTTCATATCTGGCAGCAAAACCAGAGGCTGGGATCACAAGAATAAGAAAGGTGGCTCTGACTTTGCTTCTTGAAACAGCGGCAGAAGAAACCAAGGCAAATGCTCCCTCCTCAGTGGTGCAGTAGGGCTTGGCTCtcagttctgtgctctgtggtACTCCTTGAGGTGTGTGCTGAGGGGATATGAGGATATTTGTGTGGGAAGCTGACAGCGGGATTGGGGTAGGACCCTTGTGAAGGCTGAGTGTGGGGCATAGGGTTAGAAAGAAACATGAAGGCCTGTGCGTGGGCCTGTGTGTAGCGTAGTTAGCTCGAGGTGTAGGGATGATTGCTGACgtttttatttcagctctcTGTGCTACCCCTGGTGCACAGCCAGTTAAACTGCGTATAAAAACAGCCCTTCAACATCAAGTCAGCTGTTTCTAAGGTGCTAACGACCCCAAAGTTTATTCTGTTTCCCCTTGGGGTACGTGGGGGATTGGTTTAGTAGTCTGCATTAACTACTGGAGAGTTATGTTTCTGTGAGAAATGTATTAGTAGATATAATTAAGATTGGGCCTGTCATTACTAGAAAGTCCTTGAGGCcctggagctgtgaggggtctggagcacaagtcttatggtgaggctgaaggagatgggattgttcagtctggagaagaggaggctcaggggagaactTAGTGCTCTCTAcagtgacctgaaaggaggttgtggtgagatggGGGTCGGCCTCATCTCCCAGGTAGCAGCTATtggatgagagggaatggccttgaGCTGTACCAcaggagattcaggttggacgACAGGAAATGCTACTCCTCCaaaagggtggtgaggtactggaacgggctgcccagggaggtggtggagtcactgaccctggaggtgttcaagaaacatttagatgttgtactgagggacatggtttagtgggaaatactggtgataggtggacagttggactggatgatcttggaggtctgGCTGGTCTAAGTGGGTGGCAATGACTGAGACGGTGCAACTTTGAGTTAGATAATAGTTTTCTGCACATATGCCTAAGAGGAAGTTAGCTGAGATATCAATAGCAGATTAAGTTATTTTAACAAACCTCTGGGAACAAGACTTGGTCTTTGCTCCCTTCTGCTGGTACAAGTAAAGGGAAAAAGTGCATTTGATTTACAGTTATTGGTACAAGTAAAGGGAAAAAGTGCATTTGATTTACAGTTATTGgtaaaagaaagggaaagagactTTACTTCTTGGTTTCAGATGAGGTTACTTTTAGCAAGAAAGGAAGATACTTTTGAAACAGAAGCTTAAGCTCTCGTCCTCATTAGATCTCAGTGTATTATTTCACATGCCTAGTGAAACTTCTTTTAGCTGTCTTTAGGCCTGGCAGAGGTGCTACAACGTcttgggggtgttcaagaaacgaTTGGATGTcgtgttgagggatatgatttagccgggaagtattggtgatggttggactggatgatcttctaggtcttttccaaccttgataattctgtgattctttcaaGCAGATAATACGTATGCaaaggtttcctttttttcctacaggGTCAAATAAGGGTGTTGATTTGAATGACTTCTATTTAGATGAACGTTTAAACTCTTGATAaccctcctttctctttgcattttaGTGCAAAAGATGATATAGATATTGATGCCCTTGCTGCTGAGATAGAAGGTGCAGGCGCTGCAAAAGAACAAGAGCCTCAGAAAtccaaaggcaaaaagaaaaaagaaaagaagaaacaagattttgagtaagattattttttttttttactgtccatgctattttatttttgcaaaacttcatttatttaagtGCTATAACTTTTCCTATTTTAGTGAAGATGATatcctgaaggagctggaagaaCTGTCAATAGAGGCACAAGGAGGGAAAGCTGACAAGGAACCTTCTACAGGAAAGGTGAATGCTGTGGGGGAAAGGGGGAGACTATGTAATAGGAAATAATTGGGATACGAGACACCTCCATCCTAGAAAAGTTAGTCTGTGTTGTGCTTGGAACTCCTAAGTGAAGTTAGTGGGTATTCCGTACTGTACTTGTTCGTTATAGTAAATGTCAGTTGTGAAATATTTTACCCTAAGCAGTGTCTTTGTGCAATGATTATCATTCAAAGTCAATCAGAATAAATTTTAACTGTGGGCTGAGTGTAGTACATTCAGCAGCAATAGTTACTGCTTTTCAAACTTCATCTTCAGTAAGGAAAGTTTTTCTTGGTATCTCTGAATGCTGCTAGCTCTCAAAAGCATGTCGTTTTCCTTGGCTGATTTAATCATTTAATTACCAGGTTGAAAATGACAACGAAGATAGCTTAtcaaaacaggacaaaaaaaggaaaggaaagagcaaaaaagcCAACCTTGAAAATGACTACGACAGTGAGGAAATGGAAGATAAAGATAGAAAATCTAAAAAaactcagaaaggaaaacaagatgtaCTTTCTGGCAGCGATGATGATGATCTTGAGATTCAgcctaagaaaaacaaagggaaaactCAGAAGTCAAACAAAAAGCACGAACTGTCAGAGGATGAAGCTAACgttaagaaaagcaaggagCGTGTGGGGACGTTGTCTTCAGGTGAGAGCGGTGATGAATCGGATGAGTTCTCCCAGCCtagaaaaggacaaaagaaaaaccaaaaagcaaagccCGCTGCTGCTGTTGGAAGTGGGGATGAGGAAGAAGAATCATCATTCAAGGTAAAAACGGTAGCtcaaaagaaggcagaaaagaaagagcgTGAAAGGAAAAAAcgtgaggaagaaaaagccaaactgaggaaacagaaggagaaggaagaattaGAAGGTGGTAAGGAACCAACAAAGCCAAAGGAAGCTCCAAAAAAAGGTGAAGAGAAGGCTTCTCCTGATGTCGCAGCAGCCACTGGCGAAAAAGGAGAAAttcctgctggagcagaaggTTTGTAACGTGGTTTctaaaactgtaatttaaatgTGATAGTTTTTATCAGGAGGCCAGAGTATTGACGGGCTTTGAGGGTGACTTGTTGCTTTATTCTAAATCTGGAGTAGCGGTCATTTGGTGGCCTTGTCTTCCTCTTTGTTGGCTCACATGTGGCTATTTTTTCTGACCTGTAGTTTATTCAGGTACAGGTGTAAACAAAAGCCAGATGGTGAATTCTCATTACCAGGCGTACGTAGCAGTTCTGTAACGTAAACATAATTTTTCTGCCCAATTATTGTTAGACATCTGTTAGATTAAGTCTTCAGGCCCTGTCTTTGTAACTTAAGAGacagtttattatttttatttttttatgaagtGCTTATATAGTACCCTCTGAAAATGTTCCTCATTTGGAGTTGGTTATAGTGTTGGAAACACTAATTGTATTTAGAACCTTTAAAATATCTGGGGTCTTTGATCttgtctcttctttctgtaGCTGACGACAATGAAggggacaaaaagaaaaaagacaagaaaaaaaagaaaggtgagaaagaggaaaaggaaaaagagaagaaaaaggggcCCAGTAAAGCTACAGTTAAAGCTATGCAAGAAGCCTTGgctaaaatgaaagaagaggaggagagggcaaaaagagaagaggaagaacgCATAAGACGACTGGAGGAGTTAGAAGCTAAGCGCAAAGAGGAGGTATGGCATTTCTTACTCTGAGgacagaggaagggagagggtTGTCTTAACCTGTACTCTTGCTGCTATGCAGCTGCTGTATTAGTCCCTAATGTGTTTTTTCATCAGTGGAATAAACACATAGCTTTTGTGTGAAGTGTGCTTTAATGTTTCTGCATGTATTTTAACCTTTCTCTAGGAACGAttagaacaagaaagaaaagaaagaaagaaacagaaggaaaaggagaggaaggaacGTCTgaagaaggagggaaaactTTTAACAAAAGCTCAACGAGAAGCCAGAGCCAGGGCAGAGGCTACTCTTAAACTACTCCAAGCTCAGGGTAAGTTATACTgctattgaaaataaataaataaaaatctatttttcatacccctttctcctctttgcattttttttttaaactatatttGACTATACTGAGTAAATCTTTGTAAAGCTGGTCCGGATCCTCTTGCATTAATTTGTGTACTCGCTTAAGCACAAGCATTATTTTGCTTGAAGTCAGAAGAACAGCGTTATCTCCTTATGTTTGCTTCAGGAAAAGGATATATGGAAGCTTTCGTACTTCTCAGTCAGGTAGAATCTACATCTCCATTGcattgaagaaaatgtatttaatgtgtTGTAATCCTGTTTTGTCCCTGGTGACTTGTTTCTGTGGctaaggaaagaagagaattcTAGAGGCTAAGGAGTATTCCTATTATATATGTAAAGAACCACTGTCTGACTCTTTGCTGCTAGGGAGTGTGAATCGATAGAAGTCTCTGTAGCTAGTGAAATGAATCTTTAAACACACAgtaagctgattttttttttcttcagtcactCTTGTAATTACTAGAATCCTTCTACCTCTTTGCAGCCACAACTGGGTTTTTCTCAAAGCAACACAGTTAATTAGGTGGGTACCTGAAGGAATTCTGAGATTTCAGGAGGTGCAGCGATAATTAAAGgagtaatttatttttgcacCAGACTTTTGTTCTTAATTGAATCCTTTCCAATGTTACAGTATTGGAAGGCGAGGTGATGACTTGAAATTGCCATTATTTTAATacctagaaagaaaaaaaagctgtcctGTAAgaggtgaaaaacaaacaaaaacgcCACAAACCCCtcctcagaaataaaaaacaagtagAGCAAAAGACAGAATTCTATCTACTGAACAGCCTTAAGCTCTTAAGAAGAGGTGTGCATCTTAACTGTTCCGGATTGCCTGTCATTTCTGAATGCGTTTCAGTGTAGCAGACTTTACACTGTCATGTTTGAACTTCAGGTCCTATGGAAatttgatttgttgttttttttctgttagtaGTGTAACTTCTTTAGAAGTGGACACAGTAtctgaagaactgcatttaACATTGCTcaagttctgctgcttttgatACTGAGTCTGCTTTGTGAGAGTTAAAATATGCACTGAACctactttctgctcttttccttctgtcatctGGCAATTCTTGAAAACTTAAAGCAAGCAATCAcctgatttattattattattattatttttttaaagtattttatttttccctaccAATGTTTTTACAGGTGTTGAAGTGCCATCCAAAGACTCTGTGCCAAAGAAGAGGCCCATAtatgaagacaaaaagaaaaagaagcagcagcagccagaaaataaagaaggtgTGGTTTGCATCTAGGAATACTTGATAAATTAGTCATGCTTCAGGAAATGTTTGTGGAATAAATCAGCTAAAGCTGTATTAATTGCACTTTAGAGTGCCTGCTGgtttcttctgttgttctttagttgtgcttgtttttgttgtttcttttaacaTTCAACATTAAGTATCATGGCTACCTTCCACTTCCATATAAAAAGCTGAGCAGGCTGCTCATCTGAATTATagaacttcagcttttttaaTAGAGCAGTATAGCAAGAATGAGTAGTTTATTGGTAccaattcattttctcttgtatttGTGAGAAAGTGGCTTTTCATTTAATGTTCAAATCAGTGGTGATTGTCATAGTGAGTAACCGAACTATCACGTGAATGCATGGAAGGCCAGATGTTTCTCACATAAGTTGCACACTTTAACTTTGTTTTAACTGAGTATGTGGGACTTTAGTTAGTTTGCTATcaaactgaaattttctttaatagctcaacttaaaatgaaatttacatGAATTTAAATGTCTAACTATACTTTGAAGTTTGGCCTTCTGAAAGGCCGTGGAAACTAATTTGCTTTCTTGCAGTTTCAGAAAGCTTGGAGGTGACTCCCCCGGCTGAAGATGCAGTAGAACTAGAAACACTGGTAAAAGAAGAGTCTCCTCTTCCACCAGAGCCAGGTTAGTAGTAATGCTAATACACTCAATGCATACAGTAAGACTCTGTGGTGGTACCGCGTGGCAgacatttgctgtttttaacaCACTTCCTTTATACCTTGTTGGATGCGAGCTGAGTGGCCATCCATTCTTAGGGCAGCTGCCTTCCTTTCAAAGGCATGAATGGATGGAATTTTGAGGAATAAAAGGCATGAAGCATCAGAATGAGATTGCAAGGGTCCCTTATTCTTAGTGAACTCCTGTGTTCAACTACCTTAGGCAACTGTGTCACATAGGTATAATCAGTGCCCTATGATTAGCTCCCTTgacttttcatttgttttctgaaaggagATTTTTCAGGTGTTATGTGGGAGCTGGGGGAAATACATTGTTTCTCGTGACAGCCCTGCAGTCTTCATGGTGATTGTATTCTCAgcttgaagtgttttgttttcccaagtgCTGAATGCAGTGAATATGGATTAGCTTGTAAAACTGAGGTGGAATTGGCCTACTGGGTGACTGttgctgtcatttttccttACACACAATATTTACTTTGGCAGAATAGCTTAATACTGGACTTCATCCTCAGTGAGGAGACAGTTTCAATTTTGACCCTTATTTTTAAGCCAGGCAAGTAGTGACAAAGTTTCCAGCTCTGTAAAAATCAAACTGAATGTGTACTCTAATTCTGGCTTGATATATTTTGAAAGAGCAATTCTGGTGCTATAAAAGAGCTGTCTGGCAGGAAATCAGTTCCTAGCTAATGTTAGAGCAGTAtgaaatttattctttcttcacaTGAAATTTCATGACTGCGTGTCGTTTAGTGCCCCTTTTGGAGAGTATTAAGAATCTGCATTATTCCATTTGTCTATTAAAAGCTGCAGTCTCTTCTTATATCCGATTGAGCTCCTGCTGGAATGAATTAATTTAATCTGGAATTCATGATGTTGTATAATTGTGTCAAGGCACCTGGAGTCTTAAAATAGCACTTTCTGTAGACATTTTGTACTAATTAGAGACTTCAAGTGTGGTTACAGCActaatttgtttctctgtcacTTTGCTACACATGGCTAATGGTTAATTGGGCAGCTCCTGTCAGGAACATGATTTTGGTAGAAGTTTGTGAGGCGTGTATGAGGCAGCGAGTCACTATATCAGTGCTTTATCTGTCTTCCAAAGATAAGCTGTGCTAGGCAAAGGGGATAGAACTGTAAGATTTACGTGGAGAGGGACTGAAGGTTACGTGTTTCTTAAGTTATGCAGTTATGCAGTTTCTTAAGTATGCAGCATTTTTCTATTTAGATATGGAGATAATTTGGTATAATTACGGTAGCAAACTTGTGAGGTTTCAGCAATCCATATGGCAAAGGAAAGGTGATCTAAAGTGGTGTGTATTGatgagctgtttcttttcctttaatattggatttcttccttttcagaagaaaaggaggaagaagaagaagaagatgcAGGCTTGGATGACTGGGAAGCCATGGTTAGTgatgaagatggagaaaaaggTAAGTACGTAAATACGAAGTGGGTGTATTTTATTCTGATTAACAGTTGTTCTCAGGGCTTCATTTTTTGTCTGTGTAGGAAACAGTAGTGTGCTTAgactcccctcctccccctgtTAAATGATTTGCAAGGAAAGTGTGATAGGAAATAAACATAAGACTCTGTTCATCAGAGGCACAGCTTTCACTGACTGAACAAATATGGTTCAGTACTCCCCTTTGGAAATACTTGTGCAATTATCAcctaaaataaatcagttggatatttttattttaatgggagtaaagaagtgaaaaatcCCCTCCTCTTCATGTATGTTTAAACCTCATCTGGAAGCCAAGAGAACTTTTTACTTGGTACTGTATTTCTCTAGTAGCTATTCCAAATCCCTAATGGTTTAAAACTACAGAAATCTGGCATCATGTAGGAGAATACCTTTAACACAAGTTCTCTAAGAAGTGAGAGACTGAGGTGGCCTGAAGGTTAGTGTGTATGCATCATAGTAAGTTCTAGAtaccttttctcctctcctttgaGGGGCAAGCATAGAAGAATTAACAGAATATCGATATTCCTGAGCATGTATGCCAAAGCCTTTATTTTGTCTGTGGTCAATGGCAGCGTCTACTGGGATTATTAAGAGCTGAGCAAAGATGTAGGGGTAATTTTTCAGGTATTTTCCTCCTCTGTTGGAGAAAGATATGTCGCTGTGGGTCTTCCTGAACAGTAGTTGATTACTGTAGTTAGTGCTTCCATGATCTGccttcaagtttttttttttttatttgctcagCCATGGACACTTTATATTTAATTACCAGTGTGTGTTCCTGTGGTCTTAGACCGTTCTACCTTAAAGTACTAAAAGAAAAGTGGCCTAAAGTGGCTGCTAACCTTCTTTAAAGTCTGTTGCTACTGAGGAGAATGATGTATTCAGCTTCTTTCTACTTGTATTTTAAGGAACTGCCAACgtggtgtgtgtgggggaaaaACCTTCCTGGGAATTAGGTCTACTCTATTAATAAGCTGATGGACTTTAAATATAACAAGGAAACACTACTAATCTCTAAGAGCAGTGAGCCTACTAGCAGCTTCATGAAGAGAACAAGGTATAGCTTTAAAGAGGGTTTGTTAGCTGGTCCTTTGCGATCTTACAGGTATGGTAACCAGGGAGCTTTCAAAGAAAGATTACTTGCAGAGAGTTCTTGTTTATTGAGGAATTCCTTTGGGAAGTATTAAGTTACCTAACAGTCTAGGAAAATTTAGGATGAGACATTTAAAGTAGTAGAAAAGCTCAGTTGTtctcattatttcttctgtttaaatataCCTTCCTGATCAGTAATTCACTGAATCCGTATTGTGTTGAAGTATTGTTTTGCTTAGAAGTGGGAGTGCATCCATTCCTTTTTGAAGTGTATGGAGCTTTATGTGCAACTTACTTTGCAGTTTCTAAACACTTAAGTCAGCAGCTCTGAAcatgaaacacatttttgtttacAGTTGACAAATGATTTTGCATTGCACTTCTGGAGTGGAACCTAATCTGAGTCCTCTCTCTTTGACAGTAGACTCAATAgacttccttcatttctttttgttgctctttctcCTGGAAATGTGATTTCAAGGCAGTTCTTACTTCagatttcattgttttgatAGAGAGCAAACCTGTTCACATCGAagtcaaagaacaaaatgaagtagaggaggaagaggaggaggaggaggaagatgaagaggaagaagaggaggagagtGAAGAATCTGAGGATGCGGAAAGTGAAGGGAGTGAAGATGAGGATGAGAAGACCTCAGATGAGAAGGATGCAGATTCCCAAGCTACTGGAAAAcaatctgtggaaaaaaagcccagcaaGGAAATTAGCTCTGATTCCGAGTATGACTCTGATGATGACCGCACTAAGGAAGAACGCGCTTATGACAAAGCTAAACGGAGAATTGAGGTATTTGGATGCAGCTTTATTTGGAGAATTCTCATAATGTGTAAGAAACATTGTAATTTCCAGTTCGCAGAAAGGCCTTTTAACTGTATTTGCCAAAACAATGGCTGTGTCATGACACCGTTTAGGCAGGTCCAGAAATTGGgatgattaagaaaaaatacctgGTTTTGCCTGGAGCCCATCTAACACAACTTGATAAGAAAGAATGTGTGTGTCAGCATCACTCTTCCCTGCCGCTCCTTCTTCTGGACAAAGAGGCTTTTATCCTTTACAGAGAAAGATTTTAGTGTTAGAAGCTGCATTTCTAAATTGTATAGCATTTTTGTGACTACTACAATGCCCTTTGTTTCCTTACCCAAGTTCCTTCTTCAAAATACACCATCAATAAAGCTAATAATAACTCAGCCTGCAAGGCTGtaacaataacagcaacaacaagcATAAAACATGTTAAGT
The Coturnix japonica isolate 7356 chromosome 1, Coturnix japonica 2.1, whole genome shotgun sequence DNA segment above includes these coding regions:
- the EIF5B gene encoding eukaryotic translation initiation factor 5B, with translation MALSCTTGDSGWTTGNATPPKGCAKDDIDIDALAAEIEGAGAAKEQEPQKSKGKKKKEKKKQDFDEDDILKELEELSIEAQGGKADKEPSTGKVENDNEDSLSKQDKKRKGKSKKANLENDYDSEEMEDKDRKSKKTQKGKQDVLSGSDDDDLEIQPKKNKGKTQKSNKKHELSEDEANVKKSKERVGTLSSGESGDESDEFSQPRKGQKKNQKAKPAAAVGSGDEEEESSFKVKTVAQKKAEKKERERKKREEEKAKLRKQKEKEELEGGKEPTKPKEAPKKGEEKASPDVAAATGEKGEIPAGAEADDNEGDKKKKDKKKKKGEKEEKEKEKKKGPSKATVKAMQEALAKMKEEEERAKREEEERIRRLEELEAKRKEEERLEQERKERKKQKEKERKERLKKEGKLLTKAQREARARAEATLKLLQAQGVEVPSKDSVPKKRPIYEDKKKKKQQQPENKEVSESLEVTPPAEDAVELETLVKEESPLPPEPEEKEEEEEEDAGLDDWEAMVSDEDGEKESKPVHIEVKEQNEVEEEEEEEEEDEEEEEEESEESEDAESEGSEDEDEKTSDEKDADSQATGKQSVEKKPSKEISSDSEYDSDDDRTKEERAYDKAKRRIEKRRAENSKNANTEKLRAPVICVLGHVDTGKTKILDKLRHTHVQDSEAGGITQQIGATNVPLEAINEQTKMVKNFDRENIKIPGMLIIDTPGHESFSNLRNRGSSLCDIAILVVDIMHGLEPQTIESINLLKSKKCPFIVALNKIDRLYDWKKSPDTDVAVTLKKQKKNTKDEFEERAKAIIVEFAKQGLNAALFYENKDPRTFVSLVPTSAHTGDGMGSLIALLVELTQTMLTKRLAECQELRAQVMEVKALPGMGTTIDVILINGRLREGDTIIVPGVEGPIVTQIRGLLLPPPMKELRVKNQYEKHKEVVAAQGVKILGKDLEKTLAGLPLLVAHKEDEVPVLKDELIHELKQTLNAIKLEEKGVYVQASTLGSLEALLEFLKTSEVPYSGINIGPVHKKDVMKASVMLEHDPQYAVILAFDVRIERDAQEMADSLGVRIFSAEIIYHLFDAFTKYRQDYKKQKQEEFKHIAVFPCKMKILPQFIFNSRDPIVMGVVVEAGQVKQGTPMCVPSKNFVDIGIVTSIEINHKPVEVAKKGQEVCVKIEPIPGESPKMYGRHFEATDILVSKISRQSIDALKDWFRDEMQKSDWQLIVELKKVFEII